From a single Deferrivibrio essentukiensis genomic region:
- a CDS encoding glyceraldehyde-3-phosphate dehydrogenase, which produces MNKEAQYFQDFNERLMLAEEMLPLIGRLYRERSVVSYLYGKPLVNKTAIEILKEHRFARQILENELSVRETYPVVKAVESLNISPCRLDIGKLTTKFINSGADNLEEFLKSELSEVLGKCENVLDKPQDVVLYGFGRIGRLLARILIDKVGKGDKLRLRAIVVRKGKDNDLVKRAALLRRDSVHGPFNGTIIVDEEENALVANGVMIKVIYADSPENVDYESYGIKDAIVIDNTGKWRDREGLSKHLKAKGVSKVLLTAPGKGDIPNIVYGVNNSAIDPNEKILSAASCTTNAIVPVLKAINDRFSIVSGHIETCHSYTNDQNLLDNYHKKNRRGRSAPLNMVITETGAASAVAKALPELKGKLTGNAIRVPTPNVSLAVLQLNLAEQTTKKDVNSYLRDISLDSPLQNQIDYTNSPEVVSSDFVGSRYACIVDSEATIVDGNKCILYLWYDNEYGYSNQVIRLVQEIAGVNLKTIPA; this is translated from the coding sequence ATGAACAAAGAAGCACAATATTTTCAAGACTTTAACGAAAGGCTTATGCTTGCTGAAGAGATGTTGCCTTTAATAGGTAGGCTTTACAGGGAAAGAAGCGTAGTATCATACCTTTATGGGAAACCTTTGGTCAACAAAACTGCCATAGAAATTTTAAAAGAACACAGATTTGCAAGGCAGATTTTGGAAAATGAACTGTCTGTCAGAGAAACCTACCCGGTGGTAAAGGCTGTAGAGAGCCTTAATATTTCCCCATGCAGACTAGATATTGGTAAACTTACTACAAAATTTATCAATTCAGGTGCTGATAATTTAGAAGAGTTTTTAAAATCTGAATTATCTGAAGTTTTGGGTAAATGTGAAAATGTCCTTGATAAGCCGCAAGATGTGGTGCTTTACGGCTTTGGCAGAATAGGAAGGCTCCTTGCAAGGATATTAATTGACAAAGTCGGAAAAGGGGACAAGCTCAGACTTAGAGCAATAGTTGTGAGAAAAGGGAAAGATAATGATCTTGTAAAAAGGGCTGCTCTTCTTAGAAGGGATTCTGTGCACGGTCCGTTTAACGGGACTATAATTGTGGATGAAGAAGAAAATGCTTTGGTAGCAAACGGTGTGATGATAAAAGTAATCTACGCAGATTCTCCTGAAAATGTAGATTACGAATCCTACGGGATAAAAGATGCAATAGTCATTGATAATACAGGCAAGTGGAGAGATAGAGAAGGTCTTTCCAAACATTTAAAGGCAAAAGGGGTATCTAAAGTGCTTTTGACAGCTCCAGGCAAAGGGGATATTCCAAATATTGTTTATGGAGTTAACAATAGTGCTATAGACCCTAACGAAAAGATACTTTCAGCTGCAAGCTGTACAACTAATGCCATTGTCCCTGTCTTAAAAGCTATAAATGACAGGTTCAGTATTGTCTCAGGGCATATTGAAACTTGTCATTCGTATACTAATGATCAAAACTTGTTGGACAATTATCACAAAAAAAACAGAAGAGGAAGGAGTGCACCTTTAAATATGGTAATTACTGAAACAGGTGCAGCAAGTGCTGTGGCAAAAGCCTTACCGGAATTAAAAGGGAAATTAACGGGAAATGCCATACGTGTCCCAACACCAAACGTTTCTTTGGCAGTATTACAATTAAATTTGGCAGAACAAACTACTAAAAAAGATGTAAACTCTTATTTGAGAGATATTTCCCTGGACTCTCCGTTGCAAAATCAAATAGATTATACTAACTCTCCTGAGGTTGTTTCTTCCGATTTTGTGGGTTCAAGATACGCATGCATTGTGGATAGCGAAGCCACCATCGTAGATGGTAATAAGTGCATTTTATATCTTTGGTATGACAATGAATATGGCTACAGTAACCAGGTAATAAGACTTGTACAAGAAATCGCCGGTGTAAATCTCAAAACTATTCCTGCATAA
- a CDS encoding HAMP domain-containing protein, translating to MGFFKNIYISLEKKIFNSITKKLIGNFGFLIFLHFIYVVSFYIFSSKLRSILKSVNINDDILKSIFSYLDNVFVLYVIVISIGVLSVFLMIYFMRHLIVRPVKLLVQSFDTVSHGEGDLSEDLPCVSYDEFRTLSESYNRFIKSIRICYQVSEKMESLSPLKVLRCLKISKIQSKAPMSRVIWQN from the coding sequence ATGGGGTTTTTTAAAAATATTTATATTAGTCTTGAAAAGAAAATTTTTAACTCTATTACCAAAAAGTTAATAGGAAACTTCGGGTTTTTAATCTTTTTACATTTTATTTATGTAGTATCATTTTATATTTTTTCAAGCAAATTGCGATCTATACTTAAAAGTGTAAACATCAATGATGATATCCTAAAAAGTATATTTTCTTATCTTGATAATGTTTTTGTGCTATATGTAATAGTTATTAGTATTGGTGTGCTTTCAGTCTTTCTTATGATTTACTTTATGAGACACCTCATTGTAAGACCTGTCAAACTATTAGTACAAAGCTTTGATACAGTCAGTCATGGTGAAGGTGATTTGTCAGAGGATTTGCCTTGTGTTTCTTATGATGAATTTAGAACATTATCAGAAAGCTACAATAGATTTATTAAGAGTATTAGAATATGCTATCAAGTGTCAGAGAAAATGGAGTCATTATCGCCGTTGAAAGTGCTAAGGTGCTTAAAAATATCAAAGATACAGAGCAAAGCACCAATGAGCAGAGTAATATGGCAGAATTGA
- the fliR gene encoding flagellar biosynthetic protein FliR, giving the protein MFYFLNQTNSFVFYFLIFIRISGIIFTAPFFGSTIIDNRVKIFFSLILAILVYHLVPVVNFTNINTVLLLLIIIKELLIGIMIGMIGRFLFVGVQFGGQIIGFQMGFGVVNVLDPQTNSQVSIIAQFQNIVMILIFLSIGGHRLIIQSLVQCVQVVPIGSFVIPNGSYIFIVKLFSQIFIIALKIIAPVFVTLIITHVVMGIIARLVPQINILIVGFPIQIAAGLIVVIFSMTYFYSVFEIITYDFFNNVLTIFKMLGG; this is encoded by the coding sequence ATGTTTTACTTTTTGAATCAAACCAATTCCTTTGTGTTTTACTTTTTAATATTCATAAGAATAAGTGGCATTATCTTTACCGCCCCTTTTTTTGGCAGCACAATAATTGATAATAGAGTCAAGATTTTTTTCTCTCTTATACTTGCCATATTAGTTTATCACCTTGTTCCAGTGGTTAATTTTACAAATATCAATACTGTGCTACTATTATTAATAATCATAAAAGAGCTTTTAATCGGTATAATGATAGGAATGATAGGCAGATTTTTATTCGTAGGTGTTCAATTTGGGGGGCAAATTATCGGTTTTCAAATGGGATTTGGAGTAGTTAATGTCCTTGACCCTCAGACTAATTCCCAAGTGTCTATCATTGCACAGTTTCAAAATATAGTGATGATTTTGATTTTTTTAAGCATCGGCGGGCATAGATTGATTATTCAATCCCTTGTCCAGTGTGTGCAGGTAGTCCCAATAGGCTCATTTGTAATCCCAAACGGCTCTTACATATTTATCGTGAAATTATTCTCTCAAATATTTATAATTGCACTAAAAATAATCGCTCCCGTCTTTGTAACACTGATTATTACTCATGTAGTAATGGGTATTATTGCACGTTTGGTTCCGCAGATTAACATTCTAATTGTTGGTTTTCCTATTCAGATTGCTGCAGGTCTTATCGTAGTAATATTTAGTATGACATATTTTTACAGTGTTTTTGAAATAATAACTTATGACTTTTTTAATAACGTATTGACAATTTTTAAAATGTTAGGTGGATAA
- a CDS encoding methyl-accepting chemotaxis protein: MLSSVRENGVIIAVESAKVLKNIKDTEQSTNEQSNMAELIFNASNEATAAINEVAENANFISESTKNNLEAAKTSYSGMLDIKNKVHHVDENLQKFKATTDVLSKNSEKIMEVTKLINEISDQTNLLALNAAIEAARAGEHGRGFAVVADEVRKLAEKVKDATSEISENINNMNKNVIETKKGTDSIYEFVKDTNEVIEHSTNQFSAMISDFENTSEQLLKIASAIEEISITNSEIHENVNKINDISSEVVSRMRLSLEATKVLNEKTETMQELVSKFRVGEGKVEQIILIGEKYRNICTEKIIDIAKNTNVFDKNYKPIPNTNPTKYSTSYDSYFERILRPIYDEALREIPKGIFVLCVDSNGYAPTHCSKYAKPLTGNYETDLVNSRDKRIFNDSVGLRAAKSQAKFLLQTYMRDTGEIIADLSFPIYIQGKHWGAIRIGLSPEALI; encoded by the coding sequence ATGCTATCAAGTGTCAGAGAAAATGGAGTCATTATCGCCGTTGAAAGTGCTAAGGTGCTTAAAAATATCAAAGATACAGAGCAAAGCACCAATGAGCAGAGTAATATGGCAGAATTGATATTTAACGCAAGTAATGAGGCAACTGCCGCTATCAATGAAGTGGCAGAAAATGCAAACTTTATCTCCGAATCTACAAAGAATAACCTTGAGGCCGCAAAAACATCATATAGCGGTATGTTGGATATAAAGAATAAAGTGCATCATGTTGATGAAAACCTCCAGAAGTTTAAAGCGACAACAGATGTATTAAGTAAAAATTCAGAAAAGATTATGGAAGTAACCAAGCTTATAAATGAAATATCTGATCAGACAAATTTACTTGCTTTAAATGCGGCAATAGAAGCAGCTCGTGCAGGTGAGCACGGGAGAGGGTTTGCCGTGGTCGCTGATGAGGTAAGGAAGTTGGCAGAAAAGGTAAAAGATGCTACCTCCGAAATTTCAGAAAATATTAATAATATGAATAAAAATGTAATAGAAACCAAAAAAGGAACTGACAGTATTTATGAATTTGTAAAGGATACGAATGAAGTTATTGAGCATTCGACCAATCAATTCAGTGCAATGATTTCAGATTTTGAAAATACTAGTGAGCAGCTTTTAAAGATTGCGTCAGCCATTGAGGAGATCTCCATAACAAACTCAGAAATTCACGAAAATGTCAATAAAATCAATGATATAAGCAGTGAAGTCGTTAGCAGAATGAGATTGTCTTTGGAAGCGACGAAGGTATTAAATGAAAAAACTGAAACTATGCAAGAGCTTGTCTCAAAATTTAGAGTTGGTGAGGGGAAAGTAGAGCAGATTATCTTAATTGGGGAAAAATACAGGAATATTTGCACCGAAAAGATAATAGATATAGCAAAAAATACTAATGTATTCGACAAAAACTACAAGCCTATACCAAATACAAATCCTACTAAGTATTCAACAAGCTATGATTCATATTTTGAAAGGATATTAAGACCTATTTATGATGAAGCATTAAGAGAAATTCCTAAGGGGATTTTTGTCCTTTGTGTTGATTCAAACGGATATGCTCCAACTCACTGCAGTAAATACGCTAAGCCATTAACCGGGAATTATGAAACTGACCTTGTAAATAGCAGAGATAAAAGAATATTTAATGACTCTGTTGGATTAAGAGCTGCTAAAAGTCAAGCTAAGTTTCTACTTCAAACATATATGCGTGATACCGGAGAGATTATAGCTGATTTATCATTTCCGATATATATTCAAGGTAAACATTGGGGAGCAATAAGAATAGGACTTTCTCCTGAAGCATTGATATAA
- the flhB gene encoding flagellar biosynthesis protein FlhB — MPETDSDKTEQATPRRRQKAVEEGNVPKSRELSTALILMVSILFMYFYTPIIIDDFKLLFTEMLQYSNFKLNKDSIYLLMLLSFKFCGKVVLPLFAILIFVGVLTNIAQFGFIVTPKALEPKFDRLNPIKGLQNLFSKRSLVELVKSIFKIFVVGFVAYLVVKSKIGEIISLANADPLVSITFLGQIIFELSFKIALLMLFLAILDFFYQKWQYEEDLKMTKQEVKEEFKQMEGDPLIKRRIRSLQMEMARKRMMEEVPKADVVITNPTHYAVAIKYEAGKDRAPKVVAKGQRLIALRIRELAKEHGVLVHEDPPIARSLFNSVEIGDEIPESLYKAVAEILAIVYKMKGKKIV, encoded by the coding sequence ATGCCGGAAACCGATTCTGATAAAACGGAACAGGCCACCCCCCGAAGAAGACAAAAGGCCGTTGAAGAAGGGAATGTCCCAAAAAGCCGTGAACTCTCCACTGCACTTATACTTATGGTGAGTATCCTTTTTATGTATTTTTACACCCCTATAATAATAGATGACTTTAAGTTGCTATTTACGGAAATGCTACAATACTCAAACTTTAAGTTAAACAAGGACTCTATTTACTTGCTTATGTTATTATCTTTTAAGTTTTGCGGAAAAGTGGTTTTACCCCTTTTTGCAATTCTCATTTTTGTAGGAGTCCTTACAAATATTGCACAATTTGGATTCATAGTAACTCCAAAAGCTTTGGAACCAAAGTTTGACAGGCTTAACCCAATTAAGGGGTTGCAAAATCTTTTCTCAAAAAGGAGTCTCGTTGAGTTAGTCAAATCTATTTTTAAAATATTTGTGGTTGGTTTTGTAGCTTACTTGGTAGTTAAATCAAAAATAGGTGAGATAATTAGCCTTGCCAATGCCGACCCTCTGGTCAGTATCACTTTCCTTGGGCAAATCATTTTTGAGCTGTCATTTAAAATCGCTCTACTCATGCTTTTTTTAGCTATATTAGATTTTTTTTACCAAAAGTGGCAATACGAAGAAGACTTGAAAATGACAAAGCAGGAGGTTAAAGAAGAATTCAAACAGATGGAAGGGGACCCTTTAATAAAAAGGAGAATTCGAAGTCTGCAAATGGAGATGGCAAGAAAAAGGATGATGGAAGAAGTCCCTAAAGCAGACGTAGTAATTACTAACCCGACACATTATGCAGTGGCAATCAAATATGAGGCAGGTAAAGATAGAGCGCCTAAAGTGGTCGCTAAAGGGCAAAGATTAATAGCGCTAAGAATCAGAGAGCTTGCCAAGGAGCATGGAGTTTTGGTTCATGAAGACCCGCCAATAGCTCGCTCACTGTTCAACTCCGTAGAGATTGGCGATGAAATCCCTGAGTCTCTTTATAAAGCTGTAGCCGAAATTTTGGCTATAGTATATAAAATGAAAGGGAAAAAGATTGTCTAA
- a CDS encoding secretin N-terminal domain-containing protein, giving the protein MSETIKRKIIVFIILLFSFSLYAAEDKISVNFKDADIRTVISSIAKTKELNVIIPPTISGKISIYLKDVTFEDAMKNITEASGITYKIDNNILYVNKVGESSLGDAEDFFYYPRYINLQKLSEILKNYISSNAKIVIDDTSGALIITDTKTRLNKLKEIIAKVDKPLKQVLIEAKIVEMSKSGSRDLGIQWGANYSPSSTSYYFPNSVSVGGGASGYMVNLPVTEPAGALNILLGSATGSLLLDVRLQALEKSGEAKIVSEPKIVTMNNQQAHIESGVEFKYKVTTTDTTDIEEDEAKLLLTVTPQVTPDNNILLNVQVEKSELDFTREVDGYPLKITRKAETYLMVKNGETTIIGGLNQKSTSNSNSAVPYLSKIPLLGTLFKSQSKASTLDELMIFITPKIIVTGS; this is encoded by the coding sequence ATGTCAGAGACAATTAAAAGAAAAATAATCGTATTCATTATATTGTTATTTAGCTTTAGTCTGTATGCTGCTGAGGACAAAATCTCAGTAAATTTTAAAGATGCAGATATTAGGACAGTTATATCATCAATTGCCAAAACTAAAGAGCTCAATGTTATCATACCACCTACTATTTCCGGTAAAATATCAATATATCTGAAAGATGTTACTTTTGAAGATGCTATGAAAAATATTACCGAAGCGTCAGGCATTACTTATAAAATTGATAATAACATACTATATGTGAATAAGGTAGGTGAAAGCAGTCTTGGAGATGCAGAAGATTTCTTTTATTACCCGAGGTATATAAATTTACAAAAGCTGTCAGAGATTTTAAAAAACTATATCTCTTCAAATGCTAAAATAGTTATAGATGATACAAGCGGCGCTCTTATAATAACAGACACCAAAACGAGGCTTAATAAGTTAAAAGAGATAATTGCAAAGGTAGATAAGCCTTTAAAGCAGGTACTTATAGAAGCAAAAATTGTGGAGATGTCTAAAAGTGGAAGCAGGGATTTGGGTATACAATGGGGGGCAAACTATAGTCCTAGCAGTACGAGCTACTATTTTCCTAACAGTGTTTCTGTGGGTGGTGGTGCCAGTGGTTATATGGTCAATTTACCTGTCACTGAGCCGGCGGGTGCATTGAATATTTTGTTAGGCTCGGCCACCGGGTCACTTTTGCTCGATGTAAGGCTGCAGGCTTTGGAAAAAAGTGGTGAGGCAAAGATAGTATCAGAGCCAAAAATTGTAACGATGAATAATCAGCAAGCTCATATTGAAAGCGGTGTGGAGTTTAAATATAAAGTTACAACTACAGATACTACTGATATAGAAGAGGATGAGGCAAAACTTTTGCTTACAGTAACACCCCAAGTTACTCCTGATAATAATATCCTTCTTAATGTACAGGTTGAAAAAAGTGAACTTGACTTTACTCGAGAGGTTGATGGTTATCCGCTAAAGATTACAAGAAAAGCAGAAACATATCTTATGGTAAAAAATGGGGAGACAACAATTATTGGTGGGCTTAATCAAAAGTCTACTTCTAACAGTAACAGTGCGGTGCCATATCTCAGCAAGATACCGCTCTTGGGTACACTTTTTAAGAGTCAGTCAAAAGCAAGTACTCTTGATGAATTAATGATATTTATAACACCGAAGATTATTGTAACGGGAAGTTAA